Proteins co-encoded in one Desulforegulaceae bacterium genomic window:
- a CDS encoding nitrilase-related carbon-nitrogen hydrolase: MENFEKTKVFIQKAAKAQCDLLVFPELNLTGYVTGKTVCKTAVQSDFYLIKELEFLSLDYRISFLCGFAEKKEGKVFASHGFFSNGKLKGVYRKIQPGPPELSHLTPGNDFPVFDFLGWKFGIQLCFDAHFPEISTIMAKKGAELLIMPHASPRGTPGEKFESWKRHLLARAYDNGVYVIPVNQSGLNKNNLYFPGVSFLVSPSGKVEDVCLEDKESIAYFKADKLKIHEVKSHRMRYFFQYRRGKFYKENL, translated from the coding sequence TTATTCAAAAAGCTGCTAAGGCCCAATGCGATCTTCTTGTTTTTCCTGAACTTAATTTGACAGGTTATGTTACTGGTAAAACAGTTTGTAAAACTGCAGTTCAATCTGATTTTTATTTGATAAAAGAGCTTGAATTTTTATCGTTGGATTATAGAATCTCTTTTTTATGCGGATTTGCTGAAAAAAAAGAAGGCAAGGTGTTTGCCAGTCATGGTTTTTTCAGTAATGGAAAGCTAAAAGGAGTTTATAGAAAAATTCAACCGGGTCCGCCAGAGCTTTCACACCTTACTCCGGGAAATGATTTTCCGGTTTTTGATTTTTTAGGTTGGAAGTTTGGAATTCAGCTTTGTTTTGATGCTCATTTTCCTGAAATTTCAACCATAATGGCAAAAAAAGGTGCTGAGCTTTTAATAATGCCCCATGCATCTCCCAGGGGTACTCCAGGTGAAAAGTTTGAGTCCTGGAAAAGACATCTTCTTGCAAGAGCTTATGATAATGGTGTTTATGTAATCCCTGTAAATCAATCTGGTCTAAATAAAAACAATCTTTATTTCCCCGGAGTTTCCTTCCTTGTTTCCCCTTCTGGTAAAGTTGAAGATGTTTGCCTTGAAGATAAAGAATCTATTGCTTATTTTAAGGCGGATAAATTAAAAATACATGAAGTTAAAAGTCATAGAATGAGATATTTTTTCCAATATAGACGTGGA